A DNA window from Streptomyces sp. CA-278952 contains the following coding sequences:
- a CDS encoding dipeptidase — translation MTARPIPETVASLMPRAREELAELVAFQSVADPAVFPRSECEGAANWVADALRAEEFTDVALLDTPDGTQSVYGFLPGPAGAPTVLLYAHYDVQPPLDESAWISPPFELTERDGRWFGRGAADCKGGFIMHLLALRALKANGGVPVSVKVIAEGSEEQGTGGLERYAEAHPELLAADTIVIGDTGNFRVGLPTVTATLRGMTMLRVQLDTLEGNLHSGQFGGAAPDALAAMIQLLASLRAEDGTTTVDGLTGDADWDGLQYPEAEFRRDAKVLDGVELIGTGTVADRIWARPAVTVIGIDCPPVVGATPSVQASARAQISLRVPPGQDAAEATKLLTAHLESHAPWGARVRVEQVGQGQPFRADMTSPAYTAMADAMRDAYAGQEMQSSGMGGSIPLCNTLAGLYPEAEILLIGLSEPEAQIHAVNESVSPEELERMSVAEALFLRNYAESKKV, via the coding sequence ATGACCGCCCGTCCGATTCCCGAGACCGTCGCCTCGCTGATGCCCCGCGCCCGGGAGGAGCTGGCCGAGTTGGTGGCGTTCCAGTCGGTGGCGGACCCGGCGGTGTTCCCGAGGAGCGAGTGCGAGGGCGCGGCGAACTGGGTCGCCGACGCCCTGCGCGCCGAGGAGTTCACGGACGTCGCCCTGCTGGACACCCCCGACGGCACACAGTCCGTCTACGGGTTCCTGCCCGGTCCGGCCGGGGCACCGACCGTGCTGCTCTACGCGCACTACGACGTGCAGCCGCCGCTGGACGAGTCGGCGTGGATCTCCCCGCCGTTCGAACTCACCGAGCGCGACGGCCGCTGGTTCGGCCGGGGCGCGGCCGACTGCAAGGGCGGGTTCATCATGCACCTGCTCGCACTGCGCGCCCTCAAGGCGAACGGTGGCGTCCCGGTCTCGGTGAAGGTGATCGCCGAGGGATCCGAGGAGCAGGGCACCGGCGGTCTGGAGAGGTACGCGGAAGCGCACCCGGAGCTGCTGGCGGCCGACACGATCGTCATCGGCGACACCGGGAACTTCCGGGTCGGGCTGCCGACGGTCACCGCGACGCTGCGCGGGATGACGATGCTGCGGGTGCAGCTGGACACCCTGGAGGGGAACCTGCACTCGGGGCAGTTCGGCGGCGCGGCCCCGGACGCGCTGGCCGCGATGATACAGCTGCTGGCCTCGCTGCGCGCCGAGGACGGGACGACCACGGTCGACGGGCTGACCGGCGACGCCGACTGGGACGGGCTCCAGTACCCGGAGGCGGAGTTCCGGCGGGACGCCAAGGTGCTGGACGGGGTGGAGCTGATCGGCACGGGCACGGTCGCGGACCGAATCTGGGCCCGTCCCGCCGTCACCGTCATCGGCATCGACTGCCCGCCGGTCGTCGGCGCGACGCCGTCCGTGCAGGCGAGCGCGCGGGCGCAGATCAGCCTGCGGGTGCCGCCGGGCCAGGACGCCGCCGAGGCGACGAAGCTGCTCACCGCCCACCTGGAGTCCCACGCCCCCTGGGGTGCGCGGGTGCGGGTGGAACAGGTGGGCCAGGGTCAGCCGTTCCGCGCGGACATGACCAGCCCGGCGTACACGGCGATGGCGGACGCGATGCGGGACGCGTATGCGGGCCAGGAGATGCAGTCCTCCGGGATGGGCGGCTCCATCCCGCTGTGCAACACACTGGCGGGCCTCTACCCGGAGGCGGAGATCCTGCTGATCGGGCTGAGCGAGCCCGAGGCGCAGATCCACGCGGTGAACGAGAGCGTGTCGCCCGAGGAGCTGGAGCGGATGTCGGTCGCCGAGGCGCTGTTCCTGCGGAACTACGCGGAGTCGAAGAAGGTCTGA
- the yicI gene encoding alpha-xylosidase, protein MKFTDGFWLMREGVRASYATEIRDLRVDADRFTAYAAVKRVAARGDTLNTPLITVECFSPAEGVIGVRTTHHAGKARRGPDFTILPDDTTAVAARTRRDGSATELTSGPLTLRMDGDGPWGITFLDADGRRLTGVDPKGTAFASAPDGTHHMIAQLGLEVGEYVYGLGERFTPFVKNGQTVDIWQADGGTSSELAYKNIPFYLSSRGYGVFVNHPGKVSFEVGSESVGQVQFSVEDQSLEYYIVAGPTPKDVLSRYTALTGRPALPPAWSFGLWLTTSFCTSYDEETVASFVDGMAERGIPLSVFHFDCFWMREYQWSDFLWDPEVFPDPEAMLARLKERGLRISMWINPYIAQKSALFAEGAEHGYLVRRANGDIWQWDLWQPGMALVDFTNPAARAWYNDKLRLLLDQGVDCFKTDFGERIPTDVVWHDGSDPERMHNYYAQIYNRTVFELLEKERGAGEAVLFARSATAGGQQFPVHWGGDCFASFTAMAESLRGGLSLSLSGFGFWSHDIGGFEGTPDPAVFKRWLAFGLLSSHSRLHGNVSYRVPWEFGEEAVDVARKFTLLKHRLMPYLYGVAAEAHRTGIPMMRPMLAEFPGDPASRTLDRQYMLGPDLLVAPVFTENGEVEYYVPEGTWTSLLTGERVTGPAWRHETHGFDSLPLLVRDGAVLPWGADDQRPDADWLDDLTLRVFGTGTDERTVTVPDLTGAPAAKFHVVRDGAGARVTAEGTDRVFRVTTDASGAEGEGSGTVVVA, encoded by the coding sequence ATGAAGTTCACCGACGGCTTCTGGCTCATGCGCGAGGGTGTCCGGGCTTCCTACGCGACCGAGATCCGTGATCTGCGCGTCGACGCCGACCGGTTCACCGCCTACGCCGCGGTGAAGCGTGTCGCGGCGCGCGGCGACACGCTCAACACCCCGCTGATCACCGTCGAGTGCTTCTCCCCGGCCGAGGGTGTCATCGGCGTCCGCACCACCCATCACGCGGGCAAGGCCCGGCGGGGGCCGGACTTCACGATCCTGCCGGACGACACCACGGCGGTCGCGGCCCGCACCCGCCGGGACGGTTCGGCAACGGAACTCACCAGCGGGCCACTGACGTTGCGGATGGACGGGGACGGCCCCTGGGGCATCACCTTCCTCGATGCCGACGGCCGGCGCCTCACCGGGGTGGACCCGAAGGGCACGGCGTTCGCGTCCGCGCCCGACGGCACACATCACATGATCGCCCAACTGGGCCTGGAGGTCGGTGAGTACGTCTACGGACTGGGTGAGCGCTTCACTCCGTTCGTCAAGAACGGGCAGACCGTCGACATCTGGCAGGCCGACGGGGGCACCAGCAGCGAACTGGCCTACAAGAACATCCCGTTCTATCTGTCCTCACGTGGCTACGGCGTTTTCGTCAACCACCCCGGCAAGGTCTCCTTCGAGGTCGGTTCGGAGTCGGTCGGGCAGGTGCAGTTCAGCGTCGAGGACCAGTCGCTGGAGTACTACATCGTCGCCGGACCTACGCCGAAGGATGTCCTGTCCCGTTACACGGCCCTGACCGGCAGACCCGCGCTGCCGCCGGCCTGGTCCTTCGGCCTGTGGCTGACCACGTCCTTCTGCACGTCCTACGACGAGGAGACCGTCGCCTCCTTCGTCGACGGCATGGCCGAGCGCGGGATCCCGCTCAGCGTCTTCCACTTCGACTGTTTCTGGATGCGCGAGTACCAGTGGTCGGACTTCCTGTGGGACCCGGAGGTCTTTCCCGACCCCGAGGCGATGCTGGCCCGCCTCAAGGAGCGGGGCCTGCGCATCAGCATGTGGATCAACCCCTATATCGCCCAGAAGTCGGCCCTGTTCGCGGAGGGCGCCGAACACGGCTACCTGGTGCGGCGCGCCAACGGTGACATCTGGCAGTGGGACCTGTGGCAGCCGGGGATGGCGCTCGTCGACTTCACCAACCCGGCCGCCCGCGCCTGGTACAACGACAAACTGCGTCTCCTGCTCGACCAGGGTGTCGACTGCTTCAAGACGGACTTCGGCGAGCGCATCCCCACGGACGTCGTCTGGCACGACGGCTCCGACCCGGAGCGGATGCACAACTACTACGCGCAGATCTACAACCGCACCGTCTTCGAACTGCTGGAGAAGGAGCGCGGAGCGGGGGAGGCGGTGCTCTTCGCCCGGTCGGCGACGGCGGGCGGACAGCAGTTCCCGGTGCACTGGGGCGGTGACTGCTTCGCCTCCTTCACCGCCATGGCCGAGTCCCTGCGCGGCGGGCTGTCGCTGAGCCTGTCCGGCTTCGGCTTCTGGAGCCACGACATCGGCGGCTTCGAGGGCACCCCCGACCCGGCGGTCTTCAAACGCTGGCTGGCCTTCGGCCTGCTGTCCTCGCACAGTCGGCTCCACGGCAACGTCTCCTACCGGGTCCCGTGGGAGTTCGGCGAGGAAGCCGTCGACGTGGCACGGAAGTTCACCCTGCTCAAGCACCGGCTCATGCCCTACCTCTACGGAGTGGCCGCCGAGGCGCACCGTACGGGCATCCCGATGATGCGGCCCATGCTGGCGGAGTTTCCCGGCGACCCCGCTTCCCGCACCCTGGACCGGCAGTACATGCTCGGCCCGGACCTGCTGGTCGCGCCGGTCTTCACCGAGAACGGCGAGGTCGAGTACTACGTCCCCGAGGGCACCTGGACCTCACTGCTGACCGGCGAGCGCGTCACCGGTCCCGCCTGGCGGCACGAGACGCACGGCTTCGACAGCCTGCCGCTGTTGGTCAGGGACGGTGCCGTACTGCCGTGGGGCGCCGACGACCAGCGCCCGGACGCGGACTGGCTGGACGACCTCACCCTGCGGGTCTTCGGCACTGGTACGGACGAGCGCACGGTCACCGTGCCGGACCTGACCGGCGCCCCGGCGGCGAAGTTCCATGTCGTGCGGGACGGGGCCGGGGCCCGTGTCACCGCGGAGGGGACCGACCGGGTCTTCCGGGTGACCACCGACGCATCCGGCGCGGAGGGGGAGGGGTCCGGGACGGTCGTCGTCGCCTGA
- a CDS encoding MSMEG_6728 family protein, with amino-acid sequence MQTFLPYPDFVASAESLDDRRLGKQRVEALQVLRGLTVPGYGWRHHPAVRMWAGYEEALVRYGLEICRVWTATGRADTCAASLVAEFSAHRTDPGVRTQARLASDHELPPWLGDPAFHRSHRSSLRTKAPHVYASLFPDDPDGLPYVWPASDRSG; translated from the coding sequence ATGCAGACGTTCCTGCCCTATCCCGACTTCGTCGCCTCGGCCGAGTCGCTCGACGACCGGCGCCTGGGCAAGCAGCGGGTCGAAGCACTCCAGGTCCTCCGCGGTCTGACGGTCCCCGGCTACGGGTGGCGGCACCACCCGGCCGTGCGCATGTGGGCCGGTTACGAGGAGGCGCTCGTGCGGTACGGACTCGAGATCTGCCGGGTGTGGACGGCAACCGGCCGCGCGGACACGTGCGCCGCCTCGCTCGTGGCCGAGTTTTCGGCCCACCGGACAGATCCGGGGGTGCGCACTCAAGCACGGCTCGCCTCGGACCACGAGCTGCCGCCGTGGCTGGGGGACCCTGCTTTTCACCGCAGCCACCGGTCCTCGTTGCGGACCAAGGCCCCGCACGTCTACGCCTCCCTGTTCCCGGACGACCCCGACGGCCTGCCCTACGTCTGGCCCGCCTCGGACCGCTCCGGTTAG
- a CDS encoding MBL fold metallo-hydrolase: MDLVEVLPQLHMFRFRIGQAYLWRDKADLTLIDAGDVESAAAIEDAIRARGLDPAGIRRIVITHGHRDHYGAAQELADRHGAEIIAHALDAPVVRGERPVPEPDLLDWELPLWEHGLTCPAAPPTRVDREVTGGEVLPFGDGALVVHAPGHTAGSIALHLPRHGVLFTGDTVASVERRVMLGVFNADRAGAAATFRRLAALAPRTVCFGHGDPLTENAAAAMDAAANGA; the protein is encoded by the coding sequence ATGGATCTCGTCGAGGTACTCCCCCAGTTGCACATGTTCCGCTTCCGGATCGGTCAGGCCTATCTCTGGCGCGACAAGGCGGATCTGACCTTGATCGACGCGGGTGACGTCGAGTCGGCCGCCGCGATCGAGGACGCGATCCGCGCACGCGGCCTCGACCCGGCCGGGATCCGGCGCATCGTCATCACCCACGGCCACCGCGACCACTACGGGGCCGCGCAGGAGCTGGCGGACCGGCACGGCGCCGAGATCATCGCCCACGCGCTGGACGCCCCGGTGGTACGGGGCGAGCGCCCCGTACCGGAGCCGGACCTGCTGGACTGGGAACTGCCGCTGTGGGAGCACGGGCTGACGTGCCCCGCCGCCCCGCCCACCCGGGTCGACCGCGAGGTGACCGGCGGCGAGGTGCTGCCGTTCGGGGACGGGGCCCTGGTGGTCCACGCTCCCGGTCACACGGCGGGCTCCATCGCCCTCCATCTGCCGCGCCACGGCGTGCTGTTCACCGGGGACACCGTCGCCTCCGTGGAGCGGCGGGTGATGCTCGGTGTGTTCAACGCGGACCGGGCCGGGGCGGCCGCCACGTTCCGGCGACTGGCCGCACTCGCGCCCCGTACCGTCTGCTTCGGTCACGGCGACCCGCTCACCGAGAACGCGGCCGCGGCGATGGACGCGGCGGCGAACGGCGCGTGA
- a CDS encoding NUDIX hydrolase, with protein MVVVWINGAFSAGKSSAAGELIDLIPNSTLYDPEVTGAGLRSLLPQKRLAEVTDFQDLPIWRRLVVDTAAALLAEVPGVLVVPMTLLRQEYRDEIFGGLASRRIPVRHVALSPEETILRSRIAGREEFPGDEEQSERVRLSAYEHIGPYRDALDWIAEDAHVVDNSALTPRETAERIADAVRTGSAAPCPIVQSPEPTAETVAAGVLLFDERDRVLLVDPTYKPGWEFPGGVVEAGEAPAQAGIREVAEEIGLHLGRVPTLLLVDWESPRPPGYGGLRFLFDGGLLRSEDAGRLLLPGSELRGWRFVTEEEAAGMLPPTRYERLRWALRARERSTVLNLEAGVPVG; from the coding sequence GTGGTTGTCGTCTGGATCAACGGTGCGTTCAGCGCGGGCAAGAGCAGCGCCGCGGGCGAACTGATCGATCTGATCCCGAACAGCACACTGTACGACCCGGAGGTCACCGGCGCGGGGTTGCGCAGTCTGCTGCCGCAGAAGAGACTTGCCGAGGTCACCGACTTCCAGGATCTACCGATCTGGCGGCGGCTCGTGGTGGACACGGCGGCGGCGCTGCTCGCCGAGGTGCCCGGGGTGCTGGTGGTGCCGATGACCCTGCTGCGGCAGGAGTACCGCGACGAGATCTTCGGAGGGCTCGCCTCCCGGCGCATTCCCGTGCGGCATGTGGCGCTCTCACCTGAGGAAACGATCCTGCGCAGCCGGATCGCGGGCCGCGAGGAGTTTCCCGGCGACGAGGAGCAGAGCGAGCGGGTGCGCCTGTCGGCATACGAGCACATCGGCCCGTACCGCGACGCCCTCGACTGGATCGCCGAGGACGCGCATGTGGTCGACAACAGCGCCCTCACGCCCCGGGAGACCGCCGAGCGGATCGCGGACGCCGTGCGCACCGGCAGCGCCGCGCCGTGCCCGATCGTCCAGAGCCCGGAGCCGACCGCCGAGACGGTGGCCGCCGGGGTGCTGCTCTTCGACGAGCGGGACCGGGTGCTGCTCGTCGACCCCACGTACAAACCGGGATGGGAGTTCCCCGGCGGGGTGGTGGAGGCGGGCGAGGCTCCGGCGCAGGCCGGGATCCGTGAGGTCGCCGAGGAGATAGGCCTCCACCTCGGCCGGGTTCCCACCCTGCTGCTCGTCGACTGGGAGTCGCCCCGCCCGCCCGGCTACGGCGGGCTGCGCTTCCTCTTCGACGGCGGCCTGCTGCGCTCCGAGGACGCCGGCCGGCTGCTGCTGCCCGGATCCGAGCTGCGCGGCTGGCGCTTCGTCACCGAGGAGGAGGCCGCGGGGATGCTGCCGCCCACCCGGTACGAGCGGCTGCGCTGGGCCCTGCGGGCGCGCGAGCGGTCGACGGTGCTCAACCTGGAGGCGGGGGTGCCGGTGGGCTGA
- a CDS encoding glycoside hydrolase family 3 C-terminal domain-containing protein has protein sequence MTDHPFPFRDPRLSFSRRTDDLLGRLTLDERIAMLHQFAPAVERLGLGPFRTGQEALHGVAWMGPATVFPQAVGLGATWNDDLVRRIGEAVGNEVRAKRAQDDRVGLNVWAPTVNLLRHPLWGRGEEGYSEDPALTSAIAVAYTRGLRGDDPRYWRTAPVLKHWLAHNNETDRDTASASVRPRVLHEYDLRAFRDAVRAGAVAGVMPAYNLVNGRPNHVSPLLRQYLRRWTDQPLVVCSDAGAPSNLVDSEHYFDTHEEAAAAALKAGVDSFTDHGTDSTVMTGRIRDALAKGLIDESDIDTAVRRLLAMRLALGEFDPELDPYAQVDDLDTEEHRALALEAAEQAVVLLKNDGLLPLEPKPGRTVAVVGLLADACKLDWYSGTLMHRSTPLDGIRARYGAENVLFAEGADRVRLKSPDGWLHVPAADGATEGEARGAEGALDPALLAGRTDLSPLTCGDEATELALVDWGDGVLTLRTDEGLYLSVADDGYVRASADEPGGWVVQETFRLEPVEGHPGGHRLLHIGTGGYVSVAGDGAKVADAGERISRDGATVFERETVEHGADAVARVAAAADTVVVVAGNDPHINGRETEDRTTLALPAQQDRLWRAAHAANPRTVLVLASAYPYAVGDARDVLPALLWTAHGGQAAGTALARVLAGDVSPAGRLPQTWYASDDDLPGLLDYDVIGSRQTYLYFDGTPLFPFGHGLGYADFTYSALRTEVDGERLRVSLSVTNDGGLAADEVAQLYVRAAGPAKTAEPVPEGLGRRLPDLGAPQDLPRRKLVAHRRLHLAPGAAERVEWDVPLEELGHWSVAHGRWTVEPGAYEILAGASSADIRLIATAVVDGKAQGPRPVATRGLEAVDYDRQKDTGILDRTKKEGDVVAPASADREGSLVYRACDFGEGVSGLTFLASGEGSITVSVGGHSLALRFPDTGGPYAYRTFEAALDLRGVHEMGIGLKGAMRLARVDVVPAMKETA, from the coding sequence GTGACGGACCATCCGTTTCCCTTCCGCGACCCGCGGCTGTCCTTCTCCCGGCGCACCGACGATCTGCTCGGACGGCTCACGCTCGACGAGCGGATCGCGATGCTGCACCAGTTCGCCCCGGCGGTGGAGCGTCTGGGGCTCGGCCCGTTCCGTACCGGACAGGAAGCCCTCCACGGGGTCGCCTGGATGGGGCCCGCGACCGTCTTCCCGCAGGCCGTCGGCCTCGGCGCCACCTGGAACGACGACCTGGTCCGCCGGATCGGCGAGGCCGTCGGCAACGAAGTGCGGGCCAAGCGCGCCCAGGACGACCGCGTCGGACTCAATGTCTGGGCCCCGACCGTGAATCTGCTCCGCCACCCGCTGTGGGGCCGCGGCGAGGAGGGGTACTCCGAGGACCCGGCCCTCACCTCCGCCATCGCCGTCGCGTACACCCGGGGACTGCGCGGGGACGACCCCCGCTACTGGCGCACCGCCCCCGTGCTCAAACACTGGCTCGCGCACAACAACGAGACCGACCGCGACACCGCGTCCGCCTCGGTCCGCCCGCGCGTCCTGCACGAGTACGACCTGCGGGCCTTCCGCGACGCGGTGCGGGCGGGGGCGGTGGCCGGCGTCATGCCCGCCTACAACCTGGTCAACGGCCGCCCGAACCACGTCTCCCCGCTCCTGCGGCAGTACCTGCGCCGCTGGACCGACCAGCCGCTGGTCGTCTGCTCGGACGCGGGCGCCCCTTCGAACCTGGTCGACTCCGAGCACTACTTCGACACCCACGAGGAGGCCGCCGCGGCCGCCCTGAAGGCGGGCGTCGACAGCTTCACCGACCACGGCACCGACTCCACCGTCATGACGGGACGTATCCGCGACGCGCTCGCGAAGGGGCTCATCGACGAGAGCGACATCGACACGGCGGTCCGCCGTCTGCTCGCCATGCGCCTCGCGCTCGGGGAGTTCGACCCGGAACTCGACCCGTACGCGCAGGTCGACGACCTGGACACCGAGGAGCACCGGGCTCTCGCCCTGGAAGCCGCCGAGCAGGCAGTGGTCCTGCTCAAGAACGACGGCCTGCTGCCCCTGGAGCCGAAGCCGGGCCGGACCGTCGCGGTCGTCGGACTGCTCGCGGACGCCTGCAAGCTCGACTGGTACAGCGGCACGCTCATGCACCGCTCGACGCCGCTGGACGGAATCCGCGCACGGTACGGCGCCGAGAACGTCCTCTTCGCGGAGGGCGCGGACCGAGTCAGGCTGAAGAGCCCCGACGGCTGGCTCCACGTACCCGCCGCCGACGGGGCGACGGAAGGGGAAGCGCGCGGCGCGGAAGGCGCCCTCGACCCGGCTCTCCTCGCCGGCCGCACCGACCTGTCCCCGCTGACCTGCGGTGACGAGGCAACCGAGCTGGCTCTCGTCGACTGGGGCGACGGCGTCCTGACCCTGCGTACCGACGAGGGGCTGTACCTTTCCGTCGCCGACGACGGATACGTCAGGGCGTCCGCGGACGAGCCGGGCGGCTGGGTCGTCCAGGAGACGTTCCGCCTGGAACCGGTGGAGGGGCACCCCGGCGGGCACCGCCTTCTGCACATCGGGACCGGTGGGTACGTGTCTGTCGCCGGCGACGGCGCGAAGGTCGCCGACGCGGGCGAGAGGATCTCCCGGGACGGCGCCACGGTCTTCGAACGGGAGACCGTCGAGCACGGCGCCGACGCGGTGGCCCGCGTCGCCGCGGCCGCGGACACCGTCGTCGTCGTGGCGGGCAACGACCCCCACATCAACGGCCGTGAGACCGAGGACCGTACGACCCTCGCCCTCCCCGCCCAGCAGGACCGGCTGTGGCGCGCCGCGCACGCCGCCAACCCCCGTACGGTCCTCGTCCTGGCCTCCGCCTATCCCTACGCGGTCGGCGACGCGAGGGACGTCCTGCCGGCCCTGCTCTGGACGGCGCACGGGGGGCAGGCCGCGGGTACCGCGCTCGCCCGCGTCCTCGCCGGCGACGTGTCCCCGGCGGGCCGGCTCCCGCAGACCTGGTACGCGAGCGACGACGATCTGCCCGGCCTGCTCGACTACGACGTCATCGGCTCCCGGCAGACGTACCTCTACTTCGACGGCACACCCCTCTTCCCGTTCGGCCACGGCCTCGGTTACGCCGACTTCACGTACTCGGCCCTGCGCACGGAGGTGGACGGCGAGCGACTGCGCGTGTCACTGAGCGTCACCAACGACGGCGGGCTCGCCGCCGACGAGGTGGCGCAGCTCTACGTCCGCGCGGCCGGACCCGCGAAGACGGCCGAACCCGTCCCCGAGGGCCTGGGGCGCCGGCTCCCGGACCTCGGCGCCCCCCAGGACCTGCCGCGGCGCAAGCTGGTTGCCCACCGTCGGCTGCACCTCGCGCCCGGTGCGGCGGAGCGCGTCGAATGGGACGTACCCCTGGAGGAGTTGGGCCACTGGAGCGTGGCGCACGGCCGGTGGACCGTCGAGCCGGGCGCCTACGAGATCCTCGCGGGAGCGTCGAGCGCCGACATCCGGCTCATCGCGACAGCGGTCGTCGACGGAAAGGCGCAAGGCCCCCGCCCGGTGGCGACGCGCGGTCTGGAGGCCGTCGACTACGACCGGCAGAAGGACACGGGGATCCTCGACCGTACGAAGAAGGAGGGTGACGTCGTGGCACCCGCGTCCGCCGACAGGGAGGGGAGCCTTGTCTACCGGGCGTGCGACTTCGGTGAGGGTGTGTCCGGACTGACGTTCCTGGCCTCGGGGGAGGGGAGCATCACCGTGAGCGTGGGCGGCCACAGCCTGGCGCTCCGGTTCCCGGACACCGGCGGACCGTACGCGTACCGCACCTTCGAGGCCGCGCTGGACCTCCGGGGGGTGCACGAGATGGGTATCGGCCTCAAGGGCGCCATGCGCCTCGCCCGCGTGGACGTCGTTCCCGCCATGAAGGAGACCGCATGA
- a CDS encoding geranylgeranyl reductase family protein — MSSENADAGREPEESSVWDVVVVGAGPAGASAAYAAAVAGRRVLLLEKAELPRYKTCGGGIIGYSRDSLPPGFELPLKDRIHSVTFSLNGKLTRTRRSRRTLFGLVNRSEFDAGLVEEAQKAGAELRTGASVVRVEQHGPAVPDRRTVAVVLAGGETVLARAVVGADGSAGRIGAHVGVKLDQVDLGLEAEIPVPATVAEDWAGRVLIDWGPMPGSYGWVFPKGDTLTVGVISTRGDGAGTKRYLEDFIARLGLAGFEPAISSGHLTRCRSDDSPLSRGRVVVCGDAAGLLEPWTREGISFALRSGRLAGEWAVRIAESHDAVDARRQALNYAFAIKAGLGVEMGVGRRMLKLFERRPGMLHAAVTGFRPAWRAFAGITRGTTSLAELVRTHPLAQRALSAMDR, encoded by the coding sequence GTGAGCAGCGAGAACGCAGACGCCGGACGTGAGCCGGAAGAGTCGTCCGTGTGGGATGTCGTCGTGGTCGGCGCCGGACCGGCCGGCGCATCGGCGGCGTACGCGGCAGCCGTGGCGGGCCGGAGAGTCCTGCTGCTGGAGAAAGCGGAACTGCCGCGCTACAAGACCTGCGGCGGGGGAATCATCGGGTACTCGCGGGACTCCCTGCCGCCGGGGTTCGAACTGCCCCTGAAGGACCGCATCCACTCGGTCACCTTCTCGCTCAACGGCAAGCTGACGCGCACCCGCCGCTCCCGGCGCACGCTCTTCGGGCTCGTCAACCGCTCGGAGTTCGACGCCGGGCTGGTCGAGGAGGCGCAGAAGGCCGGAGCCGAACTGCGCACCGGGGCATCGGTGGTGCGGGTCGAGCAGCACGGTCCCGCCGTGCCCGACCGGCGGACCGTCGCCGTGGTGCTGGCCGGCGGCGAGACGGTGCTCGCGCGGGCGGTCGTCGGCGCCGACGGCAGCGCGGGCCGGATAGGAGCCCATGTCGGGGTGAAGCTCGACCAGGTCGACCTCGGCCTGGAGGCGGAGATCCCGGTTCCGGCCACCGTCGCGGAGGACTGGGCGGGCCGGGTGCTCATCGACTGGGGCCCGATGCCGGGGAGTTACGGCTGGGTGTTCCCCAAGGGGGACACCCTCACCGTGGGCGTCATCTCGACGCGCGGCGACGGCGCGGGCACCAAGCGGTATCTGGAGGACTTCATCGCCCGCCTCGGCCTCGCCGGGTTCGAGCCGGCCATCTCCTCGGGCCATCTCACGCGCTGCCGCAGCGACGACTCGCCGCTCTCCCGCGGCCGGGTCGTGGTCTGCGGGGACGCGGCCGGACTGCTGGAGCCGTGGACCCGCGAGGGCATCTCCTTCGCGCTGCGCTCGGGCCGCCTCGCGGGGGAGTGGGCGGTCAGGATCGCCGAGTCGCACGACGCGGTGGACGCCCGCCGACAGGCCCTCAACTACGCCTTCGCCATCAAGGCCGGTCTCGGCGTGGAGATGGGCGTCGGCCGCCGCATGCTCAAGCTGTTCGAGCGCCGCCCGGGGATGCTGCACGCGGCGGTGACCGGCTTCCGTCCGGCGTGGAGGGCGTTCGCCGGGATCACCCGGGGAACGACGTCGCTGGCCGAACTGGTCCGTACGCACCCGCTGGCGCAGCGGGCCCTGTCCGCGATGGATCGCTAG
- a CDS encoding nitroreductase family deazaflavin-dependent oxidoreductase — protein MPQQAYYLRASSAAHRFNRIVGWLARHGISLMGSAELSVRGRKSGQPQRIPVNAHAFEGERYIVSARGHSQWVRNMRVAGGGELRLGRKVSRFTAVEIADDAEKARIIRAYLERWGWEVNQYFQGITAKSTDAELLAACPDHPVFRITVEA, from the coding sequence ATGCCGCAGCAGGCCTACTACCTCCGGGCGAGCTCCGCAGCCCACCGCTTCAACAGAATCGTCGGATGGCTGGCCCGGCACGGCATCAGCCTGATGGGCTCGGCCGAGCTTTCGGTGCGCGGGCGAAAGAGCGGCCAACCGCAGCGCATCCCGGTCAACGCGCACGCCTTCGAGGGCGAGCGGTACATCGTCTCGGCCCGGGGGCACTCGCAGTGGGTGCGCAACATGCGCGTCGCGGGTGGCGGAGAGCTGCGGCTGGGGCGCAAGGTCAGCCGCTTCACCGCGGTGGAGATCGCCGACGACGCAGAGAAGGCCCGGATCATCCGGGCCTATCTGGAGCGGTGGGGCTGGGAGGTCAACCAGTACTTCCAGGGGATCACGGCGAAATCCACGGACGCCGAACTGCTGGCGGCCTGCCCCGACCACCCGGTCTTCCGCATCACGGTCGAGGCATGA